A single region of the Pararhodospirillum photometricum DSM 122 genome encodes:
- a CDS encoding HAMP domain-containing methyl-accepting chemotaxis protein: MRITIKLKLAAAFALIIVLAGVSSIFGLSSMAGMNNRTTFIIENAAEKAMRTLEIQSLFFQTARALRNVLITNDESEMLRFKDEVETKIVAIEAKLDSIRPLIISPEGRKAITSIEAAIVEYKAMTNKVIGLSLENSNFKASQLIKARGNDLFAQVSGALNTLIKNAESRGNSQGALVLTSILAQLNHLQVLERSIILSPNEREMEGLNAEANALLAGFKEFVLEIEQVASSTDQGDVRVLRAALPAYAAFSQEVRALASLNTNDKAFTLLTTDGQRLGNAVEVPINDLVTVSRSQMTGEMENNVEAYNLTTVVMITILVATIVISLSVATWIALSISRGLSKAVGLANAVALGDLSQTIHVTTNDEIKDVVSALNGMTANLNAVAQVADEIARGNLTVNAQRLSDRDVLGIALETMLERLRTVVTEALTAAGQVSSGSQQLSSTSEQMAQGATEQASAAEEASSSMEEMVSTIKQSSDNASETEKIARQSASDAELSGQSVTKAVEAMRTIAQKINIVQEIARQTDLLALNAAIEAARAGEHGKGFAVVASEVRKLAERSQAAASEIMVLSSDTLAISAEAGQMLTKLVPDIRRTADLVEEISAAAREQNVGAEQINTAIRQLDQVTQQNASASEQMSATSEELAAQAEQLEATMAFFRIGDEGARSVRRAQKAPARKPKISHLGQDKAAKPAAAKENVPTNAKGFVLALDDSDTEDEHYQRY, encoded by the coding sequence ATGCGCATCACTATCAAACTAAAATTGGCCGCCGCGTTCGCACTTATCATCGTTCTGGCCGGCGTTTCGTCGATCTTTGGCCTGTCGTCCATGGCCGGCATGAACAACCGCACCACCTTTATTATCGAGAACGCCGCCGAAAAGGCGATGCGCACGCTGGAAATTCAAAGCCTGTTTTTTCAAACGGCTCGGGCGTTGCGCAATGTACTGATAACCAACGATGAATCAGAAATGCTCCGCTTCAAGGATGAAGTTGAAACAAAAATTGTAGCTATTGAAGCTAAGTTGGACTCTATTCGCCCCTTGATTATTTCTCCGGAGGGACGAAAAGCTATCACTTCTATTGAGGCGGCAATTGTAGAATACAAGGCAATGACCAACAAAGTTATTGGCCTGTCTTTAGAAAACTCTAATTTTAAAGCAAGCCAACTCATCAAGGCGCGCGGTAATGATTTGTTCGCCCAGGTTTCTGGGGCGTTGAATACATTGATTAAGAATGCTGAAAGCCGAGGGAACTCGCAAGGCGCCCTTGTTCTAACATCGATCCTGGCCCAGCTTAATCATCTCCAGGTTTTGGAGCGTTCCATCATTTTGTCCCCGAACGAGCGCGAAATGGAAGGGCTCAATGCCGAGGCGAATGCTCTCCTAGCGGGCTTCAAGGAGTTCGTCTTGGAAATCGAGCAGGTGGCAAGCAGCACCGACCAAGGCGACGTCCGGGTTCTGCGCGCAGCGTTGCCGGCCTACGCCGCCTTTTCCCAAGAAGTTCGTGCCCTCGCCTCCCTTAACACCAACGACAAGGCTTTCACCTTATTAACCACCGATGGCCAGCGCTTGGGCAACGCCGTGGAGGTGCCCATCAACGACTTGGTCACCGTATCGCGCTCCCAAATGACGGGAGAGATGGAGAATAATGTTGAAGCCTACAACCTGACCACGGTGGTGATGATCACCATCTTGGTCGCCACCATTGTGATCAGCTTGAGTGTTGCGACCTGGATTGCGTTGTCGATCAGTCGCGGACTGTCCAAGGCGGTGGGGCTTGCCAACGCGGTGGCGCTGGGGGATCTATCGCAGACGATCCACGTGACCACCAACGACGAAATCAAGGACGTGGTCTCGGCGCTCAACGGCATGACGGCTAATTTGAATGCGGTGGCGCAGGTCGCCGATGAGATTGCGCGGGGCAACCTGACGGTCAATGCCCAGCGCCTGTCGGACCGCGATGTGCTGGGCATTGCCTTGGAAACCATGCTGGAGCGCTTGCGCACGGTGGTGACCGAGGCCCTGACGGCGGCGGGGCAGGTCTCCTCGGGCAGCCAGCAACTGTCATCCACCTCCGAGCAGATGGCTCAGGGCGCCACCGAGCAGGCCTCGGCGGCCGAGGAAGCCTCGTCGTCGATGGAAGAGATGGTCTCGACCATCAAGCAAAGCTCGGACAATGCCAGCGAAACGGAAAAGATCGCGCGGCAGTCGGCTTCGGATGCGGAACTGAGCGGCCAGTCGGTGACCAAGGCGGTGGAAGCTATGCGCACCATCGCCCAGAAGATCAACATTGTGCAGGAAATCGCCCGTCAGACCGACCTGCTGGCCCTCAACGCGGCCATTGAGGCGGCCCGGGCCGGCGAGCACGGCAAGGGCTTTGCCGTGGTGGCCTCCGAGGTGCGCAAACTGGCCGAGCGGAGCCAAGCGGCCGCCTCCGAAATCATGGTCCTCTCCTCGGACACCCTCGCCATTTCGGCCGAGGCCGGCCAGATGCTGACCAAGCTGGTGCCCGATATCCGGCGCACCGCCGATCTGGTCGAGGAGATCAGCGCGGCGGCCCGCGAGCAAAACGTGGGCGCTGAACAAATCAACACGGCCATCCGCCAACTCGATCAGGTGACCCAGCAAAACGCCAGCGCTTCGGAGCAGATGTCGGCTACATCGGAGGAACTGGCGGCCCAAGCCGAGCAACTGGAAGCCACCATGGCCTTCTTCCGTATTGGCGACGAGGGCGCCCGCTCGGTCCGCCGGGCGCAAAAGGCGCCGGCCCGCAAGCCTAAAATCTCTCACTTAGGGCAGGACAAGGCGGCCAAGCCTGCGGCAGCGAAAGAAAATGTGCCGACGAATGCCAAGGGCTTTGTTCTGGCACTTGACGACAGTGATACGGAGGATGAACACTACCAGCGTTATTGA
- a CDS encoding chemotaxis protein CheW, producing MTGPSSSLPVPQGGRAVVASGTGSGQTTSVLSMALAGNVFALDAGIVLEILDVVALTEVPNSSTFIKGLLNVRGKVVPVVDLKVRLGLSGRDEITLDSRIVVLSIRLDGEETLVGILADKVFGVMEIDFSTLEDAPSVGIVWRSEFIRGIGKSEQGFIVILDMDRVFASPDRAAS from the coding sequence ATGACCGGACCTTCCTCCAGCCTTCCCGTTCCCCAGGGCGGGCGGGCCGTTGTCGCCTCGGGCACCGGCTCGGGACAGACGACCTCGGTGTTGTCCATGGCCCTGGCTGGCAACGTTTTTGCCCTGGATGCCGGCATTGTTTTGGAAATCCTTGATGTGGTCGCCCTCACCGAGGTTCCCAACAGCAGCACCTTTATCAAGGGATTGCTCAACGTCCGGGGCAAGGTGGTGCCTGTGGTGGACCTCAAGGTCCGCCTGGGGCTCTCGGGGCGCGACGAGATTACCCTGGATTCGCGCATTGTCGTTTTGTCCATCCGTCTCGACGGGGAAGAAACCCTGGTGGGCATCCTGGCCGACAAGGTCTTTGGGGTCATGGAAATCGATTTCTCGACCCTGGAAGACGCGCCGTCGGTGGGCATTGTCTGGCGCTCGGAGTTTATCCGCGGCATCGGCAAGTCTGAGCAGGGCTTTATCGTCATCCTCGATATGGACCGTGTGTTTGCCAGCCCCGACCGGGCGGCATCGTAA
- a CDS encoding chemotaxis protein CheA — MNAGPSSHAEVYLAEAEDLLADMETGLLDLETNPDAPDQINRVFRALHTIKGSGAVFGFTQVADFTHHVETAFQRARDGEIPVSPGLLEVTLAALDHIRDLLAGQENKERERDLLARLATHVPQTKKDKGPSASPPPPPSDEGPRHWRIRLKLAPQVMAFGTNCLRLLDELRALGETVVVALPEAIPPLEHLDPVACYMEWDIVLTTNEPRSALDDVFLFVADDATISIEPLVVEAGPKRLGEILVARGDVDKEHLEAALVQQRPVGELLIQAGQVSPEKVVSALVEQAKGREDTRAAAQADSGHGSLRVQAERLDSLMDQVGELVIAQARLRQLVARSEDLNLRAVAEEIERLSSDLRETTMSIRMVPIGTLFGRFRRVVRDVSRSLGKMVELTMDGEESELDKTVIERLNDPLVHLVRNCIDHGLEAADERRRVGKPEVGSIHLSAVHSGAQVLISITDDGRGMNRAAIRAKAEERGLLAPDTQISDSDLLAFVFHPGFSTAREVSAVSGRGVGMDVVKRTIDALRGTIEVRSTPGQGTVILLKLPLTLAIIDGLLVRVGRGLYVLPLSTVEECVELSVDAHDNDGGCDFLNIRGALVPFLRLRERFRVGTPPDPYPKVVVVSSGTARIGLVVDQVVGQHQTVIKSLGKLLADVREFSGATILGDGTVALIMDVPRLIEMGQGVGEDRRLALGETR, encoded by the coding sequence ATGAACGCCGGACCCTCCTCGCATGCCGAAGTCTATCTCGCCGAGGCGGAAGACCTCCTGGCGGACATGGAAACCGGCCTTCTCGACCTGGAAACCAATCCCGACGCCCCCGACCAAATCAATCGGGTGTTCCGAGCCCTGCACACCATCAAGGGCTCGGGCGCGGTGTTTGGCTTCACGCAAGTGGCGGACTTCACCCACCACGTCGAGACGGCGTTTCAACGAGCCCGGGACGGCGAAATCCCCGTCTCCCCGGGCCTCCTGGAAGTGACCCTGGCCGCGCTGGACCATATCCGCGACCTGCTGGCCGGCCAGGAAAACAAAGAGCGCGAGCGCGATCTGCTTGCCCGGCTGGCGACCCATGTGCCCCAGACCAAAAAGGACAAAGGGCCCAGTGCGTCCCCGCCGCCGCCGCCGTCCGACGAGGGCCCGCGGCACTGGCGCATCCGCCTGAAACTCGCCCCGCAGGTCATGGCCTTCGGCACCAACTGCCTGCGCCTTCTCGATGAACTGCGGGCCCTGGGCGAAACCGTGGTGGTGGCGCTGCCCGAGGCGATCCCGCCGCTGGAGCACCTGGATCCGGTGGCCTGCTATATGGAGTGGGACATCGTTCTCACCACCAACGAGCCGCGCAGCGCCCTTGATGACGTCTTTTTATTTGTGGCCGACGACGCCACCATCAGCATCGAGCCCCTGGTCGTTGAAGCCGGCCCCAAGCGGCTGGGCGAGATCTTGGTGGCGCGCGGCGATGTGGACAAGGAGCACCTGGAAGCTGCCCTGGTGCAACAACGCCCGGTGGGCGAACTCCTGATCCAGGCGGGGCAGGTCTCGCCGGAAAAAGTGGTCTCGGCCTTGGTCGAACAGGCCAAGGGCCGCGAGGACACGCGAGCCGCCGCCCAGGCCGACAGCGGGCACGGCAGTTTGCGCGTCCAGGCCGAGCGGCTGGACAGCTTGATGGATCAGGTGGGCGAACTGGTGATCGCCCAGGCCCGGCTGCGTCAGCTCGTCGCCCGCAGCGAGGACCTGAACCTGCGCGCGGTCGCCGAGGAAATCGAACGCCTGTCCTCGGACTTGCGCGAGACGACCATGAGCATCCGCATGGTCCCCATTGGCACCTTGTTCGGCCGCTTCCGCCGCGTGGTGCGCGACGTGTCGCGCTCCTTGGGCAAGATGGTCGAACTGACTATGGATGGCGAAGAGTCGGAACTCGACAAGACGGTGATCGAGCGCCTCAACGACCCCCTGGTCCATTTGGTGCGCAACTGCATCGATCACGGTCTGGAAGCCGCCGACGAACGCCGCCGGGTCGGCAAGCCCGAGGTTGGAAGCATCCATCTTTCTGCCGTGCACTCGGGCGCGCAAGTGCTGATCAGCATCACCGACGACGGCCGGGGCATGAACCGGGCCGCCATTCGGGCCAAGGCCGAGGAGCGCGGCTTGCTGGCGCCAGACACCCAGATCTCGGACAGTGATCTGCTGGCCTTCGTTTTTCACCCCGGGTTTTCGACGGCACGCGAGGTCAGTGCGGTGTCGGGCCGGGGCGTGGGGATGGATGTGGTCAAGCGCACCATCGACGCCCTGCGCGGCACCATTGAAGTTCGCTCAACCCCGGGACAGGGAACGGTGATCCTTCTGAAGCTGCCGCTGACCCTGGCCATCATCGATGGCCTGCTGGTGCGGGTGGGCCGGGGGCTGTATGTCCTGCCGCTCTCGACGGTTGAGGAGTGCGTGGAACTTTCGGTCGATGCCCACGACAATGACGGGGGCTGCGATTTCCTCAACATCCGCGGCGCGTTGGTGCCCTTCTTGCGCCTGCGCGAGCGCTTCCGCGTCGGGACACCGCCCGATCCTTATCCAAAAGTCGTGGTGGTGTCCTCGGGCACGGCCCGGATTGGATTGGTGGTCGATCAGGTGGTGGGCCAGCACCAGACGGTGATCAAAAGCCTGGGCAAGCTGCTGGCCGACGTGCGGGAGTTCTCCGGGGCAACCATCTTGGGGGACGGCACCGTCGCTTTGATCATGGATGTGCCGCGCCTGATCGAAATGGGTCAAGGCGTGGGCGAGGACCGTCGGCTCGCTCTTGGGGAGACACGCTGA
- a CDS encoding response regulator, giving the protein MGKTILTVDDSASIRQMVAFTLESAGYQVKTAVDGKDALDKLGAGGADMIITDLNMPNMDGLQLITEVRKLPSHKFSPIIFLTTESEESKKAQAKAAGASGWIVKPFQQDQLLAVVKKFLG; this is encoded by the coding sequence ATGGGGAAGACAATTCTTACGGTCGATGATTCGGCCAGCATTCGCCAGATGGTGGCCTTTACGCTGGAATCCGCCGGCTATCAGGTCAAGACCGCCGTGGACGGCAAGGATGCCCTGGACAAACTGGGGGCGGGCGGCGCCGACATGATCATCACCGACCTTAACATGCCCAACATGGATGGCCTGCAACTCATTACCGAGGTGCGCAAGCTGCCCTCGCACAAATTCTCACCGATTATTTTCCTGACCACAGAGTCGGAAGAATCAAAAAAGGCGCAGGCCAAGGCCGCCGGCGCGTCGGGCTGGATCGTCAAGCCGTTTCAGCAAGACCAACTGCTGGCCGTTGTCAAAAAATTCCTGGGGTGA
- a CDS encoding STAS domain-containing protein, which produces MTSVPGDGASPLMKAVPLEPPAGRGKRVRFVGACTIAQAEEIRDTLLEALASCPGEGLVIACDEASEVDLTFIQILIAARRSGETQGKSVTLAAPAQGALAQALVSAGLAHPGGVALGWVNPFWAGE; this is translated from the coding sequence ATGACCTCAGTCCCAGGGGACGGTGCGTCCCCCTTGATGAAAGCGGTCCCCTTGGAGCCCCCGGCCGGCCGGGGCAAGCGCGTTCGCTTTGTTGGCGCGTGCACCATCGCCCAGGCCGAGGAAATTCGCGACACCTTGCTGGAAGCGCTGGCATCGTGCCCAGGCGAAGGCCTTGTCATCGCTTGCGACGAGGCCTCGGAGGTCGATTTGACGTTCATTCAGATCCTGATCGCCGCACGGCGTAGTGGTGAAACCCAGGGCAAGAGCGTCACCCTCGCGGCGCCTGCCCAGGGAGCCCTGGCGCAGGCCTTGGTGTCGGCGGGTCTTGCGCATCCGGGGGGCGTGGCGTTGGGCTGGGTCAATCCATTTTGGGCAGGGGAGTAA